A region from the Toxotes jaculatrix isolate fToxJac2 chromosome 2, fToxJac2.pri, whole genome shotgun sequence genome encodes:
- the slc17a9b gene encoding solute carrier family 17 member 9b, translated as MAIIQKYGKNYGPDLVCHKENHPSDKIGVPGCHKKWPEHNTNWSRPVARVWTVVLLLGTCLLYCARVAMPICAVSMAEQFNWTKRESGMVLGSFFWGYCFTQVFGGYVSDRVGGEKVLLLSAAAWGSMTAFTPILAHFCSQPILSMTLARFLMGLLQGVHYPSLASLCSQKVVESERGFLMSTVGSGSYLGTLVIGGAGSLMLDLYGWESVFYVSGLLSVLWAYCMWKYLLKGEGPIITLESLGSGGPQSKLSKRHWLRLFKQPAVCAVIVTHLCTASTFFTLLSWLPTFFKDTFPDAKGWVFNVIPWLVAIPSSLFSGCLSDHLISQGFDTASVRKLMQFFSMGVSSVFTLLLCGNTTFPWAVAFVSATMGLTTFSHSGVSVNVQDLAPSCAGALFGVMNTCGAFSGVLMVYFSGYLIEATGSWASVFALITTVNLLGLCTFLAFAEARRVDIDSSKVRHHNIHI; from the exons ATGGCAATTATTCAAAAATATGGCAAGAACTATGGTCCAGATTTGGTCTGTCACAAGGAAAACCATCCGTCTGACAAGATCGGAGTCCCTGGATGTCATAAGAAGTGGCCTGAACACAACACCAACTGGTCGAG GCCAGTGGCGAGGGTATGGACGGTGGTGCTGCTGCTCGGGACATGCCTCCTTTACTGCGCCCGTGTGGCGATGCCTATCTGCGCCGTCAGCATGGCAGAGCAGTTCAACTGGACCAAGAGGGAGTCCGGCATGGTGCTGGGCAGCTTTTTCTGGGGCTACTGCTTCACCCAAGTGTTTGGAGGCTACGTCAGCGACCG GGTGGGAGGTGAGAAGGTCCTTCTGCTGTCTGCAGCAGCCTGGGGGTCAATGACAGCTTTCACCCCCATCCTGGCTCACTTCTGCTCCCAGCCAATCCTCTCCATGACACTGGCCCGCTTTCTCATGGGCCTATTGCAAG GAGTTCATTACCCTTCTCTTGCAAGTCTGTGCTCTCAAAAGGTGGTGGAAAGTGAGAGAGGCTTCCTCATGAGCACTGTGGGTAGTGGCTCCTACCTGGG CACTCTGGTGATTGGAGGAGCTGGCTCCCTCATGTTGGACCTTTATGGCTGGGAGAGCGTTTTCTATGTCTCTGGTCTCCTCTCAGTGCTGTGGGCTTACTGCATGTGGAAATATCTACTCAAAGGAGAAG GGCCTATCATCACCCTCGAGTCCCTGGGAAGTGGTGGGCCCCAGTCCAAACTGTCCAAGAGACACTGGTTACGACTCTTCAAACAACCTGCAGTCTG TGCTGTCATCGTTACACACCTTTGCACAGCGAGCACCTTCTTCACTCTTTTGTCGTGGCTGCCAACATTCTTTAAAGACACCTTCCCCGATGCAAAG GGTTGGGTGTTCAATGTCATTCCCTGGTTGGTCGCCATACCCTCATCCCTCTTCAGTGGGTGTCTGTCTGACCACCTCATCAGTCAAG GCTTCGATACAGCCTCAGTGAGGAAGTTGATGCAG TTTTTCTCCATGGGTGTGTCCAGTGTGTTTACCCTTCTTCTATGTGGCAACACCACCTTCCCCTGGGCTGTAGCATTTGTGTCTGCCACCATGGGCCTCACCACCTTCAGTCACAG CGGGGTGTCGGTAAATGTTCAAGATCTTGCTCCCTCTTGTGCTGGAGCATTATTTG GCGTTATGAATACATGCGGTGCTTTCTCAG GGGTCCTAATGGTGTATTTCTCGGGGTATCTCATCGAGGCCACAGGATCGTGGGCGTCTGTATTTGCTCTCATCACCACAGTCAACCTGCTGGGCCTCTGCACCTTCCTGGCTTTCGCTGAGGCCCGCCGGGTCGACATTGACTCTAGTAAGGTGCGCCACCACAACATCCACATCTAA
- the LOC121191893 gene encoding glucose-induced degradation protein 8-B homolog — protein sequence MSYAEKPEDITREEWMDKLNNVHIQRADMNRLIMNYLVTEGFKEAAEKFRMESGIEPSVDLDSLDERIKIREMILKGQIQDAIALINSLHPELLDTNRYLYFHLQQQHLIELIRLRETEAALEFAQSQLAEQGEESRECLTEMERTLALLAFDNPEESPFGDLLNMMQRQKVWSEVNQCVLDYENRESTPKLAKLLKLLLWAQNELDQKKVKYPKMTDLSKGTIEDPK from the exons ATGAGTTATGCAGAGAAACCGGAGGATATAACAAGGGAAGAGTGGATGGATAAACTCAACAATGTCCACATTCAGAGAGCTGATATGAACAGGCTCATAATGAACTACTTGGTGACAG AGGGCTTCaaggaagcagcagagaagtTCAGGATGGAGTCTGGAATAGAGCCCAGCGTGGATTTGGATTCCCTAGATGAAAGAATTAAAATCAGAGAAATGATCCTGAAGGGGCAAATCCAGGATGCCATTGCATTGATCAACAGTCTGCACCCAGAACTGCTGGATACTAACCGTTACCTCTACTTTCACCTACAG cagcagcatctgatCGAGCTGATTCGTTTGAGGGAGACCGAAGCTGCCCTTGAATTTGCCCAGTCTCAGTTAGCggagcagggggaggagagCCGAGAATGTCTGACCGAGATGGAGAGGACACTGGCCCTGCTGGCATTCGACAACCCTGAGGAGTCACCTTTTGGAGATCTACTCAATATGATGCAAAGACAAAAG GTGTGGAGTGAAGTGAATCAGTGTGTGCTAGACTATGAAAACAGAGAGTCAACACCCAAACTTGCCAAGCTCCTGAAACTACTGCTGTGGGCTCAAAACGAACTGGACCAAAAGAAAGTGAAGTATCCTAAAATGACAGACCTCAGCAAGGGAACAATCGAAGACCCAAAATAA